The Marinihelvus fidelis genomic interval TGGCCGTGCCGTGGGCGCAGACATAGCCGACCCTTCCCGCTTCGATGCCGGCATCCGCGAGCGCCATTTCCATGACATCACCCATGGTCTCGCTGGTCGGGCGGGTGACGTGGTTGCCATCGGAATTGGTCGCAAAGCCCTTGATCTCGGCCAGGATGTGGGCGCCGCGCGCCTGGGCATGCTCCAGCGATTCCAGCACCAGCGTCGTGGCGCCCTCGCCGATGACCAGGCCATCGCGGTCGCGGTCGAACGGCCGCGGCGTGCGCTCCGGCTCGTCGTTGCGCGTGCTGGTGGCGTAGAGAATGTCGAACACGCCGGCCTGCGACGCACAGATCTCCTCGCTGCCGCCGGCAATCATCAGGTCCTGCAGGCCGTACTTGATGGCTTCATAGGCGTAGCCGATGCCCTGGCTGCCGGCCGTGCAGGCGCTGGTGGTGGGGATAACACGGCCGCGGGTGCCGAAGAAAATGCCGATATTCGCCGCCGCCGTGTGGCTCATCAGCCGCACGTAGGTCGTGGCGTTGACGCCGCGGGCGCTCTTGCCGTGTACCAGCGGCACCATCTCCGCCGCCGCGTCCGGGCTGCCGGCCGACGAGCCATAGGCCACGCCCATGCGCCCTGAACGAACCACCGGGTCATCGAGCAGGCCGGCGCTGTCCAGCGCCATCTCAGTGGCCCGCACCGCCAGCTTGGCGTTGCGACCCATGGTGCGGGTCCGCACGCGGGTGTAATGATCGGGCAGCTCGAAACCTTCGATGGGTGCACCCAACCGGGTGTTCAGGCTCTCGATATCGCGCCAGGCTTCCATGTAGCGCACGGCGTTCCGGCACTCGGCCAGGCGCTCGCGAATCGATGGCCAGTTGTCACCCAGCGCGGTGATGCCGCCGGCGCCGGTCACTACCACCCGGCGCATCAGCACAGCCCCCCGTTCACGCCAATCACCTGGCGGGTGATGTAAGCGGCGCCGGGGCTGAGCAGGAAGCGCACCAGTTCGGCGACTTCTTCGGGCGCACCCGCGCGGCCCGCGGGGCAGGCCTTGAGGATTTCGTCCATCGGCGCGTCCCGGGTCATATCGGTTTCAATCACGCCGGGCGCGACGCAGTTGACGGTGATGCGGCGGCTGGCCAGTTCCACGGCCAGCGCCTTGGTAGCGCCGATGATGCCGGCCTTCGAGGCGCTGTAGTTCACCTGGCCGCGGTTGCCGATCAGCCCGGAAACCGACGACAGCGTGATGATACGGCCCGGCTTGCGCGTCCGCACGAAGGGCATGATCAATGGATGCAGCACGTTGTAGAACCCACCCAGGTTGGTATCGACCACGGCGTCCCAGTCCTCGCCGCTGAGCATGGGGAAGGCGCCGTCGCGGGCGATGCCGGAATTCAGCACCACGCCGTAGTACATGCCGTGGGCCTCGATGTCGGCTTCCAGCACCTGGCGCGCGGCATCACGGTCACCCACGTCAAACTGCAGCACCCGCGCGGAGGCACCCAGTGCGGCGCAGTCGGCGGCCACGGCATCGGCGGCGTCGCGGTTGCCCAGGCAGTGCACCACCGGGTCATAGCCATGGCCGGCCAGGTCCAGCGCGATGGCGCGGCCAATGCCCCGGCTGGAGCCGGTCACCAGAACGGCTTGGCGGTTGTCTTCGGTCATGCGGTCTCCGGGGGCTGCCGGTACAGGGTGACGCGGCAGCCGGCCTCGATATCGTGGTTGAGCAGGCGGCCATCGTACGCCGCCATGCCACCGGGGTCCATGAAGGCTTCCTCGACCTCGATCTCCAGCACCGTGCCGGCTTCGATCCATGACCGGCTGGCCTCGAAGCGACGCGTGCCCAGCAGCAGCCCGCGCGGCTCCGGATCACCATCCACCCGGGCGTCATGGCCGGCAACGATACCCACGCTCTGCGCGAACAGCTCGATGAGCACCCAGGCCGGCCAACCCCGGTCGGGGTCATAGAACGGCCTGTCGCCGTCGGCCGTTACCCGCGTTCGGGCATAGCCCCGGCGCACGTCGAGGATCTCGTCGATCATCAGGATGCGACCGCGCAGCGGCAGGAAATCGCGTGGCTTCACGGCTGTCCCCGCAGCCGCCGCCAGGCCAGCATCGGCGATCGCAGCAGCATGCCGATCACCAGCCGGGTGTGGGCCAGCGTCATGACCACGTTGTCACGCAGGTAATGGAAGTGGGAGACGCCGTCTTCCGGATAGACCACGCGGGTGGGCACAAAGCGCATTGGCAGCCCCGCCCAGCTGGCCAGCACCAGTACCTCGACGTCGAAGTCCATGCGCCGGCCGGGCCGGTGGCGGTCCAGCAGCGGCACCACCCGGGCCAGCGGATACACGCGAAAGCCGCACATGGCGTCGGGCACCTGGCGCGACCAGGTTTCCAGCACCACCAGGCCGTTGGTCAGCTTGCGGCCCCAGCGCCGGGACGCCGGGATATCGTCACCAAACACCGGCCGGCCGCAGATCATCGCCTCCGGCGCCTCCGCGCTGGTGGCCAGCAGCGTGCCGATATCGCCCAGGTCATGCTGGCCGTCGGCATCGACCTGCAGTGCATGGCTGTAGCCCCGGTCCAGCGCGACCCGCAGACCGGTCATCACGGCCCCGCCCTTGCCCTGGTTCTCTTCGTGCAGCGCCACGTGAAAACCCAGGTTTTTGCCCAGGGCGACAATCGCCTGGCGCTGTTCAGCGTCACTACCGTCATCGACAACGATCAATGGCAGGCCAGTGTCCAGCAGGCGCGGCGCCAGCTTTTCAAACAGCGCCGCGTGGTTGTAGTGCGGCACGACGATGGCGTAGCGGTAGGTCATGAAAAACCCACCTTGCCACTGGAACACGGGCCGTCGGGGCCGTCGAAACCGAACCGCACGGCCACCGCGCCGGCCCCACCGACACGCTGCAGGCGCAGGGTGAGCTCGCTGCCGGGCAGCACGGGCTGGCGAAACTTGAGGTTATCCACCCGCGGCGCGCCGCCCAGCACGGGCCAGGCCGCGCGTGCGAACGCCACCGCCCAGTGCAGCTGGACCACGCCGGGCAGCACCGGGTTACCCGGGAAATGGCCCTCGAACCACGTGTTTCCGGGGTCGACCCGCAGTGCCAGCACCACATCATCCGCGCCACCCGGTTCGGCGCCGCAAACAATGGGCCAGCCATCGCCGAGCGGCCACAGCGGGTTCACCGTTCGGGTCGAATCAGTCATTACGCCCCCGCGCGACCCGCCGCCGGTAGACAGGCCGGACCAGGCACTCGATGCCAATCATGGCGCCAATCAGCACATAGGCCAGGAAACCGTTATAGAAGGCCCAGGTATCCAGCGAGGCGGCC includes:
- a CDS encoding beta-ketoacyl-ACP synthase — encoded protein: MRRVVVTGAGGITALGDNWPSIRERLAECRNAVRYMEAWRDIESLNTRLGAPIEGFELPDHYTRVRTRTMGRNAKLAVRATEMALDSAGLLDDPVVRSGRMGVAYGSSAGSPDAAAEMVPLVHGKSARGVNATTYVRLMSHTAAANIGIFFGTRGRVIPTTSACTAGSQGIGYAYEAIKYGLQDLMIAGGSEEICASQAGVFDILYATSTRNDEPERTPRPFDRDRDGLVIGEGATTLVLESLEHAQARGAHILAEIKGFATNSDGNHVTRPTSETMGDVMEMALADAGIEAGRVGYVCAHGTATRQGDIAESQATERVFGSQVPVSSLKGYVGHTLGACGAMEAWWSIMMMNDGWFAPNLNLEDVDTDCGRLDYIRGEPRELRTDVIVSNNFAFGGINTSLVLGQV
- a CDS encoding 3-ketoacyl-ACP reductase FabG2, encoding MTEDNRQAVLVTGSSRGIGRAIALDLAGHGYDPVVHCLGNRDAADAVAADCAALGASARVLQFDVGDRDAARQVLEADIEAHGMYYGVVLNSGIARDGAFPMLSGEDWDAVVDTNLGGFYNVLHPLIMPFVRTRKPGRIITLSSVSGLIGNRGQVNYSASKAGIIGATKALAVELASRRITVNCVAPGVIETDMTRDAPMDEILKACPAGRAGAPEEVAELVRFLLSPGAAYITRQVIGVNGGLC
- a CDS encoding ApeP family dehydratase, which encodes MKPRDFLPLRGRILMIDEILDVRRGYARTRVTADGDRPFYDPDRGWPAWVLIELFAQSVGIVAGHDARVDGDPEPRGLLLGTRRFEASRSWIEAGTVLEIEVEEAFMDPGGMAAYDGRLLNHDIEAGCRVTLYRQPPETA
- a CDS encoding glycosyltransferase family 2 protein, whose amino-acid sequence is MTYRYAIVVPHYNHAALFEKLAPRLLDTGLPLIVVDDGSDAEQRQAIVALGKNLGFHVALHEENQGKGGAVMTGLRVALDRGYSHALQVDADGQHDLGDIGTLLATSAEAPEAMICGRPVFGDDIPASRRWGRKLTNGLVVLETWSRQVPDAMCGFRVYPLARVVPLLDRHRPGRRMDFDVEVLVLASWAGLPMRFVPTRVVYPEDGVSHFHYLRDNVVMTLAHTRLVIGMLLRSPMLAWRRLRGQP
- a CDS encoding 3-hydroxyacyl-ACP dehydratase FabZ family protein; the protein is MTDSTRTVNPLWPLGDGWPIVCGAEPGGADDVVLALRVDPGNTWFEGHFPGNPVLPGVVQLHWAVAFARAAWPVLGGAPRVDNLKFRQPVLPGSELTLRLQRVGGAGAVAVRFGFDGPDGPCSSGKVGFS